CCACTTTGCCAGCCTTCGCGTTATGTGGCGTACCGCTAAACACCTTCGCGCACCCCCAGGGTTCCCTTGCCACAACGGAAAATGTCTCGTTTCCCATGTGGACACTACCTTAGGCCACGCTGGCAGTGCAAAAACCGAGCACAGCCAAATGAGAGATTCCCTATGCTTTGATTTTACACCAATGCGCATTTGATGCGATGCTTACTGGTTGACGAAAATACCCTCCGGGCTGAATCTATCGCTCGTATTCGGAAAAAAGGACTCAATATCGACGTTTTTCATGGTATATATTATTTAAAATAAGCTTATTGGCTTCCCATATAGGTAGTGTCAAGTTTCCGAATGGATACCGATTAACTTATTTCCTTGACCGAAAGGCAACCGGCGGCAAAACCTTGCTTTCATGCTTATCGGCACCATGACTACGACCTCGAACACGTTTCCCGGGAGAAACACCATGCCTAGCAAATGCGGACACAAGGGCACATCCCCATCTCCCCGCCCCCGTGTAAAAAACCCCTCCGGCATCAACGTCTTTATCTACTGCCTTGAGACGCGGAACCTGATAGTCCTTTTCACGTTAGCTCTTTTTCTTGCCGCGACACCGGCATTTGCGGATATCCGGGATTGGAACGCGCTGGAGGGAGACTGGCTCGATCCGGACAACTGGACAATTTCATCAGACCCCGCCGACCAGGCGAATGTGAACAATGCCGGCATTGCCAGGTTGATGGGACCTGATGCCGTGGTGGCTCACGAAACGGTCCATGTCGGCACAAACGGACAGGGACAGGTCGAAATTCTGAACGGTGGCACCCTGACGGCCACTTCCCTGGTTCAAGTCGGTGTTAATTCAGGAGACGGCACCCTTATCGTGGATGGCCCAGGGTCGCAATTGCAAACCCACCGCCTGGAACTCGGCTACCTGGGCACCGGCACGCTCACCGTGGCCAATGGCGCCAGCGTTGTTGTCGACGAGTTTCTCTTTGGGTACGGCAATGTTACGCTGAATATCGGCAATGGCGGTCCCGCGGGAACCCTCCAGATAAATTCAATGATATCGTCAAACAGGGACAGCAATACAAATATTGCAATCAACTTCAATCACAACGAAGAGGCGTTTTATTTCGCGCAAGACGACAGATGGTCAATGTGGGGAGATGTCGTACCCTTTTATGTCACGGAGATCAATCACCTTGGACCCGGCACCACGATTCTTGATGGCAATTACGACGATTGGTATGCCGTCGATACCACCATCAGCTCCGGGGTCCTGCGAATCGACGGGGTCTTCAGAAACTTCACCACCTACGTCAACACCGGCGGCACTCTGGCGGGCAGCGGCTGGGTTGGAAGCGTCCTCGTCAATGGTGGCACGGTCGCGCCCGGAAGCTCCATCGGCACGCTTAACGTCTCCGGTAGCGTGGATTTCTCCGGCGGCGGCACCTATGCGGTGGAGGTTGATGCCGCCGGCGACGCGGACCGGATCTCAGCCACAGGCGCGGCGACGCTTGACGGCGGCACCCTGCGCGTGATGCCTTTGCCGGGAGTTTATTCCGGCAATACCGAATACACGATTTTGACAGCAGACAGCATTGATGGCACCTTGGCTCTCGCCTCGCCGAGTTTGGCCTTTTGCGATTTTGCCCTGGCATACACCGCCACCGAAGCCACCCTCTCCCTGATGCGCCGGCCCTTCGACGCCATTGGCGGAACCCCGAACCAGCGGGCTGTGGGTGCGGCACTGAACTCGCTGGAAACAACCGGCGCATCAGGTATGGACGGACTGTTCGCAGCTTTGCTCGCCCTGGAATCCGAGACCGGCGCATTGTTCGCCTACGA
This portion of the Syntrophotalea acetylenica genome encodes:
- a CDS encoding autotransporter domain-containing protein; its protein translation is MPSKCGHKGTSPSPRPRVKNPSGINVFIYCLETRNLIVLFTLALFLAATPAFADIRDWNALEGDWLDPDNWTISSDPADQANVNNAGIARLMGPDAVVAHETVHVGTNGQGQVEILNGGTLTATSLVQVGVNSGDGTLIVDGPGSQLQTHRLELGYLGTGTLTVANGASVVVDEFLFGYGNVTLNIGNGGPAGTLQINSMISSNRDSNTNIAINFNHNEEAFYFAQDDRWSMWGDVVPFYVTEINHLGPGTTILDGNYDDWYAVDTTISSGVLRIDGVFRNFTTYVNTGGTLAGSGWVGSVLVNGGTVAPGSSIGTLNVSGSVDFSGGGTYAVEVDAAGDADRISATGAATLDGGTLRVMPLPGVYSGNTEYTILTADSIDGTLALASPSLAFCDFALAYTATEATLSLMRRPFDAIGGTPNQRAVGAALNSLETTGASGMDGLFAALLALESETGALFAYDALSGIQHAHAQTLALEAGRQFRNLLNERLSAGGAVNADTRQVLLADASSDRGLLATTTSRSQSVSAGPEGTDKGSHLWVRGLGGYGDIDRSSEASGADYHTSGAALGVDRMLANDLTLGAAFGYVNTDADTADGGLDIDSWQLALYSGWIPGPYYLRGMASAGLHRIGAKRQVAFGSFDQTASASYDSVTWGADIEGGRAFDLGLNIAPFAGLEYAHLRRESFIESGTDTAALDVKTEKQMSLRSRLGVRLDKEYVIRGMVIAPSLESAWVHEFADELARIDARFAGSATVSFDIEGPKLDRDRLQIGVGLDARFNTRFAMSLGYRLDAANSDQHQKIAATLHLLW